The following coding sequences lie in one Flavobacterium cyclinae genomic window:
- a CDS encoding CatB-related O-acetyltransferase, translating into MGINKIIKRWLSNKILKLLNETNKKPPFLITKTDKIKVGKESYHNGNFNVKGNGSLILGSYCAFGQDIKVILSNHNYNYPSIQYTFYRKNFGRLPYENIQGNTEIGNDVWIGDSVIILPNIKIGNGVIIGAGSIVTKDVPDYAIIAGNPARVIKYRFTQEKIDELNTKKWWNWTNEEIYKNSDFFFKKSND; encoded by the coding sequence ATGGGAATTAATAAAATAATAAAACGATGGCTTTCAAATAAAATTTTGAAACTATTGAATGAAACAAATAAAAAACCACCTTTTTTAATTACAAAAACAGATAAGATAAAGGTGGGAAAAGAAAGTTATCATAATGGGAATTTTAATGTTAAGGGAAATGGTTCATTGATATTAGGTAGTTATTGTGCCTTTGGTCAGGATATAAAAGTAATTTTGTCCAATCATAACTACAATTATCCTTCTATACAGTATACTTTTTACAGAAAAAATTTTGGAAGATTACCATATGAAAATATACAAGGTAATACTGAGATTGGAAATGATGTTTGGATAGGAGATAGTGTTATTATTTTGCCCAATATTAAAATTGGAAATGGAGTTATTATTGGAGCGGGTTCAATAGTAACTAAAGATGTGCCTGATTATGCAATTATTGCTGGAAATCCTGCAAGAGTAATAAAATACAGGTTTACGCAAGAAAAAATTGATGAATTGAATACAAAAAAATGGTGGAATTGGACAAATGAAGAAATTTATAAAAATAGTGACTTTTTTTTTAAAAAATCAAACGATTAG
- a CDS encoding glycosyltransferase family 2 protein, whose translation MKPQVTIIMATYNRAHFIVETLHSIQQQTFQDWECFIIDDGGTDNTQEVIAPILEQDSRFQFLKRPDSYQKGLPGCRNFGLDKAQGDFIIFFDDDDIIHPDNLKTSLSVLLEEQVAFCHYQKKSFEQDKPEFKFEKCKILQKINVDNLYDVVTQQIGLASCTVLWDKKCFKTIRFKEELLYAEEWECYIRIISSGFEGVIISNTLYFNRKHPNSNTAEFYSNNPIRKKSKSDTILLVISNLKDKKIITNQFLRHFIQMAYDYKEFNLFASIITTLEISGFIKLKWQVFYVFFPVRLYLYSLKKKMFS comes from the coding sequence ATGAAACCCCAAGTTACCATTATCATGGCCACCTACAATAGAGCGCATTTTATTGTAGAAACCTTGCATTCTATCCAACAACAAACATTTCAAGATTGGGAATGTTTTATCATTGATGATGGAGGTACCGATAATACACAGGAAGTGATAGCTCCAATTTTAGAACAAGATAGTAGATTTCAATTTTTAAAGCGACCTGATTCTTATCAAAAAGGATTGCCGGGATGTAGAAATTTTGGACTAGATAAGGCTCAAGGAGATTTTATTATCTTTTTTGATGATGATGATATCATTCATCCCGATAATTTGAAAACAAGTTTGTCCGTTTTGCTAGAGGAACAAGTTGCTTTTTGTCACTATCAAAAAAAATCATTTGAGCAAGATAAACCTGAATTTAAGTTTGAAAAATGTAAAATACTACAAAAAATAAATGTTGATAATTTGTATGATGTTGTTACACAACAAATAGGATTAGCATCTTGTACTGTTTTATGGGATAAGAAATGTTTTAAAACCATTCGATTTAAGGAAGAATTGCTTTATGCAGAAGAATGGGAATGTTATATTCGAATTATTTCCTCTGGTTTTGAAGGTGTAATTATTTCTAATACCTTATATTTTAACAGAAAACATCCTAATTCAAATACAGCCGAATTTTATTCTAACAATCCAATCCGTAAAAAATCTAAAAGTGATACTATTTTGTTAGTTATCTCTAACTTAAAGGATAAAAAAATAATAACGAATCAATTTTTGAGACATTTTATTCAAATGGCTTATGATTATAAAGAGTTTAATTTATTTGCGTCAATCATTACAACTCTTGAGATTTCAGGTTTTATAAAATTAAAATGGCAAGTATTTTATGTGTTTTTCCCTGTAAGATTATATCTTTACAGCCTTAAGAAAAAAATGTTTTCATGA
- a CDS encoding polysaccharide pyruvyl transferase family protein — MKKFIKIVTFFLKNQTIRKEDFWVKLLKYKFTNKPLVYWYSRVHFENEQFENFGDIITPYLVKKMTNIAPILFRPSYELSIFCKYFIMTGSIIVDARKNSIVWGSGLIKTSQKIRGGRFLAVRGPRTAKRLKELGFSEPSVYGDPALLLPLLYRPKSTLKTYKIGIIPHYVDYEEIKKMVDSFLYNDIKVINLLNNNVEDVVNEIVNCERIISTSLHGVIVANAYDIPTMWWKFSDKLIGDDVKFYDYFESLEMFNVKPIYTEKVEDLVALDDYFLPNDKVLEKVQQNLFYTFPIKNKFHNNLKTNIFS, encoded by the coding sequence ATGAAGAAATTTATAAAAATAGTGACTTTTTTTTTAAAAAATCAAACGATTAGAAAAGAAGATTTTTGGGTAAAACTTTTAAAATATAAATTTACTAATAAACCTTTAGTTTATTGGTATTCAAGAGTTCATTTTGAAAATGAACAATTTGAGAATTTTGGAGATATTATTACGCCTTATTTGGTTAAAAAAATGACGAATATTGCTCCAATACTATTTAGACCTTCTTATGAATTGTCTATCTTTTGTAAATATTTTATAATGACTGGTAGTATTATAGTTGATGCTAGAAAGAATTCGATTGTTTGGGGCAGTGGATTAATTAAGACAAGTCAAAAAATACGTGGAGGTCGTTTTCTCGCAGTAAGAGGTCCAAGAACAGCTAAAAGATTAAAAGAATTAGGCTTTTCAGAACCCAGTGTTTATGGTGATCCTGCACTTTTGTTACCTCTTTTATATAGGCCAAAGTCAACTTTAAAAACTTATAAAATTGGAATTATTCCTCATTATGTTGATTATGAAGAAATAAAAAAAATGGTTGATTCGTTCTTGTATAATGACATTAAAGTAATTAATTTGCTTAATAATAATGTTGAAGATGTGGTTAATGAAATAGTTAACTGTGAAAGAATAATTTCTACTTCTTTACATGGAGTCATTGTTGCTAATGCATATGATATTCCTACCATGTGGTGGAAATTTTCTGACAAGTTAATAGGTGATGATGTTAAGTTTTATGACTATTTTGAATCCTTAGAGATGTTTAATGTTAAGCCTATTTATACTGAAAAAGTTGAAGATTTAGTTGCTCTTGATGATTATTTTCTGCCAAATGATAAAGTTTTAGAAAAAGTTCAACAAAATTTATTCTATACTTTTCCAATAAAAAACAAATTTCATAATAATCTTAAAACAAATATATTTAGTTAA
- a CDS encoding ABC transporter ATP-binding protein produces MSKKDIILKAENVSKQYRLGVVGTGTLSHDLNRWWHKVRGKEDPYLKVGETNDRTKKGDSDYVWALQDINFEVERGEVLGIIGKNGAGKSTLLKILSKVTAPTTGSIKTKGRIASLLEVGTGFNPELTGRENIYLNGAILGMTKKEITSKLDEIITFSGCERYIDTPTKRYSSGMTVRLAFAVAAFLEPEILVVDEVLAVGDVEFQKKAIGKMQDISREGGRTVLFVSHNMAAVKSLCTKGIVMQNGKVSYFGEIDEAITIYLKNNVFNSNIKNYIEFEKVEYSIQISKVEIFSQDANGNRQDVNSIIMGDTIIFLIFINIEKMYSNLKASIVISSINGFVITAIRSYEIVDKVYSSDSNFCFKVVVSDLKLMPGEYLVTVALAENNSTIEIKEDCLGFSIIPTDIYGTGKIPKGNFYIYSKATWELIK; encoded by the coding sequence ATGAGTAAAAAAGATATCATATTAAAAGCAGAAAATGTTTCCAAACAATATCGATTAGGAGTTGTAGGGACGGGCACATTGAGTCACGATTTAAATCGATGGTGGCATAAAGTTCGTGGAAAAGAAGATCCGTATCTGAAAGTTGGAGAAACCAATGACCGAACTAAGAAAGGAGATAGTGACTATGTTTGGGCACTACAAGATATCAATTTTGAAGTTGAGCGTGGAGAGGTATTAGGAATAATTGGAAAGAATGGTGCAGGAAAATCTACTTTGTTAAAAATCCTATCTAAAGTTACTGCACCTACTACTGGAAGTATAAAAACTAAAGGGCGTATCGCTTCTTTATTGGAAGTAGGAACTGGTTTTAATCCGGAGTTAACAGGTAGAGAAAACATATATTTGAATGGTGCTATTTTAGGAATGACTAAAAAAGAAATCACGTCAAAACTAGATGAAATCATTACTTTTAGTGGTTGCGAACGCTATATTGACACGCCAACAAAGCGTTACAGTAGCGGAATGACTGTTCGTTTGGCATTTGCAGTAGCTGCATTTTTAGAACCTGAAATTTTAGTTGTTGACGAAGTATTAGCAGTAGGAGATGTAGAGTTTCAAAAGAAAGCTATTGGTAAAATGCAAGATATTTCTAGAGAAGGAGGAAGAACGGTACTATTCGTTAGTCATAATATGGCGGCGGTTAAAAGTTTGTGTACCAAAGGAATTGTAATGCAGAATGGAAAAGTTAGTTATTTTGGAGAAATAGATGAAGCAATAACAATCTATTTAAAGAATAATGTTTTCAATAGTAACATTAAAAATTATATAGAGTTTGAAAAAGTTGAATATTCAATACAGATTTCAAAGGTAGAAATATTTTCACAAGATGCTAATGGTAATCGTCAAGATGTTAATAGTATAATTATGGGTGATACTATAATTTTTTTAATTTTTATTAATATTGAAAAAATGTATAGTAATCTGAAGGCAAGTATTGTGATTTCTTCAATAAATGGTTTCGTAATTACTGCAATTAGATCCTATGAAATAGTTGATAAAGTTTATAGTTCAGATAGTAATTTTTGTTTTAAAGTTGTAGTTTCAGATTTAAAATTAATGCCTGGAGAGTATTTGGTCACTGTTGCTTTAGCGGAAAATAATTCAACTATTGAGATAAAAGAAGATTGTTTAGGTTTTAGTATTATTCCAACTGATATTTATGGTACAGGGAAAATACCCAAAGGGAATTTTTATATTTATTCAAAGGCAACATGGGAATTAATAAAATAA
- a CDS encoding glycosyltransferase family 2 protein: protein MDSKLLVSIIIPCYNDAAYIEQAVKSANDQTYPYKEIIVVDDGSNAETKAVLKKLQPNITKLITHENQGQSTARNVGIKAANGDFVLVLDSDDYFEASFCEEAIAILQNSDEVKIVTSHLRRFTDSKTIDIFVPSGGDIATFVIKNGATGSAMFRKSDALSVNGYDETMRKGFEDWEFYIRLLAHGGITEVIPKPYLNYRVRANSTTSRANKVKEELLKYIYTKNRVVFLQHIDAFVSNLLDEIEKEEKQKNKIFKSIDYKLGALILKPFRFIKSLFR, encoded by the coding sequence ATGGATTCCAAATTATTAGTTTCAATAATCATTCCTTGTTATAATGATGCAGCTTATATAGAACAAGCAGTAAAATCGGCTAATGATCAAACGTATCCTTATAAAGAAATTATAGTTGTTGACGATGGTTCCAATGCAGAAACGAAAGCTGTTTTAAAGAAACTACAACCCAACATAACGAAGTTAATTACCCATGAAAATCAAGGGCAAAGTACAGCCAGAAACGTCGGAATTAAAGCTGCAAATGGTGATTTTGTATTAGTCTTAGATAGTGATGATTATTTTGAAGCCTCTTTTTGTGAAGAAGCTATTGCCATATTACAAAATTCCGATGAGGTTAAAATTGTGACATCGCATTTACGAAGATTTACAGATAGCAAAACAATAGATATATTTGTTCCTTCAGGGGGTGATATTGCTACTTTTGTAATTAAAAATGGAGCCACAGGAAGTGCAATGTTTCGAAAATCTGATGCGTTATCAGTAAATGGTTATGACGAAACAATGAGAAAAGGATTTGAAGATTGGGAGTTTTACATTCGATTGCTAGCTCATGGTGGAATTACAGAAGTTATTCCAAAACCGTACTTAAACTATAGAGTTAGAGCTAATTCTACAACTTCAAGAGCTAATAAGGTAAAAGAGGAATTACTAAAATATATTTATACCAAAAACAGAGTAGTTTTTTTGCAACATATTGATGCTTTTGTGTCTAATTTGTTAGATGAAATAGAAAAAGAAGAAAAACAAAAAAATAAAATTTTCAAGAGTATCGATTACAAATTAGGAGCATTAATTTTAAAACCTTTTCGTTTTATAAAATCACTTTTTAGATGA
- the wecB gene encoding non-hydrolyzing UDP-N-acetylglucosamine 2-epimerase, producing the protein MRILLCFGTRPEAIKMAPLYHEFQKSAFEVKVCVTAQHREMLDQVLDFFEIVPEYDLDLMQKGQSLNQLSARILSAIEPVLDTFQPHLVLVHGDTTTSSMVALAAFHKGIKVGHVEAGLRTYNKLSPFPEEINRQITGRIADYHFAPTQWALDNLLSENVIPEAITVTGNTVIDALYFGVSKLENGYSCSDLELVKNIVNQNQKIILITGHRRENFGLGFENLCNAIAEIVTAHNDVQIIYPVHLNPNVQEPVNRILGNVPNVHLISPVDYPAFLYLMQNAYLILTDSGGVQEEAPSLGKPVLVMRNTTERPEAIKAGTVELVGTDTNTIVSACLTLLNDENKYLGRSKAHNPYGDGKASERICNFISQINF; encoded by the coding sequence ATGAGAATATTACTCTGTTTTGGCACTCGCCCAGAAGCTATAAAAATGGCTCCTTTGTATCACGAATTTCAAAAATCTGCTTTTGAAGTAAAAGTTTGTGTTACTGCGCAGCACAGAGAAATGTTAGACCAAGTTCTGGATTTTTTTGAAATTGTTCCTGAATATGATTTGGATTTAATGCAAAAAGGTCAAAGTTTAAATCAATTGAGTGCGCGAATATTATCGGCTATTGAACCGGTTTTAGATACATTTCAACCTCACTTGGTTTTAGTTCATGGCGATACAACTACTTCTTCAATGGTTGCTTTAGCGGCTTTTCATAAAGGAATAAAAGTAGGTCATGTTGAAGCTGGTTTAAGAACTTACAATAAATTATCTCCATTTCCAGAAGAAATAAACAGACAAATAACAGGAAGAATTGCGGATTATCATTTTGCTCCCACACAATGGGCTTTGGATAATCTATTATCTGAAAATGTCATTCCAGAAGCTATTACTGTTACAGGTAATACAGTTATTGATGCTTTGTATTTTGGTGTTTCAAAATTAGAAAATGGATATAGTTGTTCTGATCTTGAATTGGTAAAAAATATTGTGAATCAAAATCAAAAAATCATATTAATTACAGGACATAGAAGAGAAAATTTTGGATTAGGATTTGAAAATTTATGTAATGCAATTGCCGAAATTGTAACGGCACATAATGACGTTCAAATTATTTATCCTGTTCATTTAAATCCTAATGTTCAAGAACCGGTTAATAGAATTTTAGGTAATGTTCCTAATGTTCATTTGATATCCCCTGTAGATTATCCTGCTTTTTTATATTTAATGCAAAATGCATATCTTATTTTAACAGATTCAGGTGGTGTTCAAGAAGAAGCTCCCTCATTAGGAAAACCCGTTTTGGTCATGCGAAATACTACAGAACGACCTGAAGCTATTAAAGCAGGTACGGTTGAATTAGTTGGAACTGATACCAATACTATTGTTTCGGCTTGTTTAACATTGTTAAATGATGAAAATAAATATTTGGGAAGAAGTAAAGCGCATAATCCTTATGGAGATGGGAAAGCTTCAGAACGAATTTGTAATTTTATATCTCAAATAAATTTTTAA
- a CDS encoding glycosyltransferase family 4 protein has translation MKKRILILSPFLKNIGGTELEAVISAMHFYDSRLYEQVSIFSPIKHDSFFEEIINERKIGFLNYPTFFNSKIVLFVNKLLKKLGLNVSLFEVIYWFFISKRFTHFFVLTYPGCIYFFSLFQYYNKRKKYVAKVTMWHYNLLSDPQKNIYKKFNIIIVFNEVQKKFWHTNQILSNAVALDIMILNETNLLGLSSKTFHKDIIVFGFLGRLSREKNIEDMILLMEFLNHKNQKKCQLFIQGGGDAAYVQELEKLVVKLKLQEFVTFNKVFISPNQTHHFYDQIQVLLVTSTNEGGPMTSLEAAAAGCYVMGYKIGAMEDRFSSFPYIVNVDFNSLCNSALTFLNLTTFEKQMVLCSFRQHYIFNLSNRSKGVQLNQYFQ, from the coding sequence TTGAAAAAAAGAATTCTCATATTATCACCTTTTTTAAAAAATATTGGCGGAACAGAACTCGAGGCTGTGATTTCGGCTATGCATTTTTATGATTCAAGATTATATGAGCAAGTATCAATTTTTTCACCAATTAAACACGATTCTTTTTTCGAGGAAATTATTAATGAAAGAAAAATAGGATTTTTAAATTACCCTACTTTTTTTAATTCTAAAATAGTCCTTTTTGTAAATAAGTTACTTAAGAAATTAGGTTTGAATGTTTCTCTTTTTGAAGTTATTTATTGGTTTTTTATTTCAAAACGCTTTACCCATTTTTTTGTTTTAACTTATCCAGGTTGTATATATTTTTTTTCTTTGTTCCAATATTATAATAAAAGAAAAAAATATGTAGCTAAAGTTACGATGTGGCATTATAATCTGTTAAGTGATCCTCAAAAAAATATTTATAAAAAGTTTAATATTATAATTGTTTTCAATGAAGTACAAAAAAAATTTTGGCATACTAATCAGATTTTATCCAATGCAGTTGCTTTAGATATTATGATTTTGAATGAAACAAATCTTCTTGGTTTGTCGTCAAAAACTTTTCATAAAGATATTATTGTTTTTGGTTTTTTAGGGAGATTGTCTAGGGAAAAGAATATTGAAGACATGATTTTGTTGATGGAATTTTTAAATCATAAAAATCAAAAAAAATGTCAATTATTTATACAAGGAGGGGGAGATGCTGCTTATGTTCAAGAATTGGAGAAGCTTGTTGTAAAACTTAAATTACAAGAGTTTGTAACTTTTAACAAGGTGTTTATTAGTCCAAACCAAACACATCATTTTTATGACCAAATACAAGTCTTATTAGTTACTTCAACAAACGAAGGAGGTCCAATGACTTCCCTAGAAGCTGCTGCTGCAGGGTGTTATGTTATGGGATATAAGATTGGCGCGATGGAAGATCGTTTTAGTTCATTTCCTTATATAGTAAACGTAGATTTTAATTCTTTATGTAATTCGGCTTTAACTTTTTTAAACTTAACTACTTTTGAGAAACAAATGGTTTTGTGTTCTTTTAGGCAACATTATATTTTCAATCTAAGTAATAGATCAAAAGGGGTACAATTAAATCAATATTTTCAATAA
- a CDS encoding UDP-glycosyltransferase, whose translation MKILVVVESIDVNDSSGSKANVALIQNLALCGFDLQVYHYTRKEIQIDSIPCFSIPEKKINLRYVLSRSERLFTRWTKINLNPYLESWFGFSFTFFNDTYSIASCVRKQKDFNPDLVVTLSKGASFRPHYALLKLPELHDKWMAYVHDPFPFHYYPRPFNWIQPGYAQKEKFFRAVSQKAKYSAFPSQLLKEWMGSYFKNFLKTGVVIPHQISDVNTANVTLPSFFDASKFSLLHAGNLLEQRNPFPLINAYRKFLEFNPEAKNDSQLLFVGPAQFHEHELKLLQNEIPTLVAACRNFPFIEILALQEQVSVNIILESKSEISPFLPGKFPHCISANRPILLLSPYYSETKRLLGLDYPYWTEADDESKLFSHIESLYKKWKKKELNDLDREDLKVYLGNDYLKNSFISLKD comes from the coding sequence ATGAAAATTTTAGTTGTAGTTGAGTCAATAGATGTAAATGATAGCAGTGGATCTAAAGCTAATGTTGCTTTAATTCAAAATTTAGCTTTGTGCGGATTTGACTTACAGGTGTATCATTACACAAGAAAAGAAATTCAAATAGATTCGATACCTTGTTTTTCCATTCCCGAAAAAAAAATCAACTTACGTTATGTTTTAAGTAGATCAGAACGATTATTTACTCGATGGACGAAAATAAATTTAAATCCCTACTTGGAGAGTTGGTTTGGTTTTTCTTTTACGTTTTTTAATGATACTTATAGTATTGCATCGTGTGTAAGAAAACAAAAAGATTTTAATCCCGATTTGGTTGTAACCTTGAGTAAAGGGGCGAGTTTTCGACCTCATTATGCTTTATTGAAATTACCAGAACTACATGACAAATGGATGGCATATGTTCATGACCCATTTCCTTTTCATTATTATCCAAGGCCTTTCAATTGGATTCAGCCAGGTTATGCTCAAAAGGAAAAATTTTTTAGAGCCGTTTCGCAAAAAGCAAAATATAGTGCATTCCCAAGTCAATTGCTAAAAGAATGGATGGGAAGTTATTTTAAAAACTTTTTAAAAACCGGTGTTGTAATTCCTCACCAAATAAGCGATGTAAATACCGCTAATGTAACATTGCCTTCATTTTTTGATGCTTCAAAATTTAGTTTATTGCATGCTGGTAATTTATTGGAACAGCGAAATCCTTTTCCATTAATTAATGCTTATCGTAAGTTTTTAGAGTTTAATCCAGAAGCTAAAAACGATTCTCAATTATTGTTTGTAGGACCAGCCCAATTTCATGAACATGAATTAAAGTTATTACAAAATGAAATTCCTACTCTAGTTGCGGCTTGTCGTAATTTTCCTTTTATTGAAATTTTAGCTTTACAAGAGCAAGTTTCGGTAAATATAATATTAGAATCTAAATCTGAAATTAGTCCATTTTTACCCGGAAAATTTCCGCATTGTATCAGTGCTAATCGCCCTATATTATTGTTAAGTCCGTATTATAGTGAAACAAAACGATTGTTAGGTTTAGATTATCCTTATTGGACTGAAGCCGATGATGAATCGAAATTGTTTTCTCACATTGAATCCCTTTATAAGAAATGGAAGAAAAAGGAATTAAATGATTTAGATCGAGAGGATTTAAAAGTTTATTTAGGTAATGATTATTTGAAAAATAGTTTCATTAGCCTTAAAGATTAA